A window of Raineyella sp. W15-4 contains these coding sequences:
- a CDS encoding LuxR C-terminal-related transcriptional regulator: protein MAALERAAAKPIVLVTGPAGAGKTTAVASWVRDGPRPGRVAWLSMSPTDADPADFAAALRRAAGLHPGPAPELRTGLVAGLGRGGVLVLDDILTGERAPALLDELLRWPPDGVHVVVISRNGPPPALRQHRLAGRLGILGSAELAFTPAELEQFLGQEDIPHTEAAASRLLDLTEGWPGPLLLATQEAGSHRTVDPDLVAAHLADPGSLIAGYLHHEVLAPLPEADRELLTRTSIVAEIDPALARTLVDRDVSEAFTDLADRELLVPAATAGRLRQRPLVARMLAARLQADRPALNRRLRRLAMVRQEEGSEPLAALTQAIEDEDWIFAGELALRSSAPAILLVDRGQLARLLERVPPEQAFGNPELEIGRAIVAFTRRDALAVRTLLARAEPELATLPEPRRSIATLAARVLLASQAYREGDAALMVRSAEDADRLLSGLSAADTPIWAHNRGIPRSLLAVGEVWVGHPTRSLELLPASIVGYPNAEMAGYVKTYYTAQLAVAEAGAGLFTRARASAEMCIAAAEGAGDRIGHETQGAWLALAMAAIARADPAAARDAIGRGRAAAGPQLHPLIGASFHLVDAWVSLQQGDLPGARRQLRGADAAVVRQPGMTAVAHAAVATRVVLDLTVGSPVTAEAAARTLTEEPPTDLLRMARAEAALAGGRPDQVHDLVAPLLDRSDAYGAAAWLAEALALDAQRQDFRAADALTRALDLAAPEGLLLPFLRPDRRLRAALSRHLAVVGSHRELVERVLAAADAAGEQPRTYERLTERELSVLAHLPTMQSNAEIAAALSISENTVKQHLKVVYRKLGVRNRRDAVRVAGTLGLLPG, encoded by the coding sequence GTGGCAGCTCTGGAACGTGCCGCGGCGAAGCCCATCGTCCTCGTCACCGGTCCGGCCGGCGCCGGCAAGACCACCGCCGTCGCGTCGTGGGTCCGGGACGGTCCGCGACCCGGCCGAGTCGCCTGGCTGTCGATGAGTCCCACCGATGCCGACCCCGCCGACTTCGCCGCCGCCCTCCGGCGGGCGGCCGGCCTCCACCCAGGCCCGGCGCCCGAGCTGCGCACCGGACTGGTGGCCGGCCTCGGCCGGGGTGGGGTGTTGGTGCTCGACGACATCCTCACCGGCGAGCGCGCACCCGCGCTGCTCGACGAGCTGCTGCGCTGGCCTCCGGACGGGGTGCACGTGGTGGTGATCAGCCGGAACGGCCCGCCCCCGGCCCTCCGCCAGCACCGGCTCGCCGGCCGACTCGGGATCCTCGGCTCGGCGGAACTGGCCTTCACCCCCGCCGAGCTGGAGCAGTTCCTCGGGCAGGAGGACATCCCGCACACCGAGGCCGCGGCCTCCCGGCTGCTCGATCTCACCGAGGGCTGGCCCGGGCCGCTGCTGCTGGCCACCCAGGAGGCCGGCTCCCACCGGACCGTCGACCCCGACCTGGTCGCGGCGCATCTCGCGGACCCCGGCTCGCTCATCGCCGGATACCTGCACCACGAGGTGCTGGCACCGCTCCCGGAAGCCGACCGGGAACTGCTGACCCGCACCTCGATCGTTGCCGAGATAGACCCCGCGCTCGCCCGTACGCTGGTGGACCGCGACGTCAGCGAAGCGTTCACCGATCTGGCGGACCGCGAGCTGCTGGTCCCCGCAGCGACCGCCGGCCGCCTCCGGCAGCGGCCGCTGGTGGCCCGGATGCTCGCCGCCCGGCTGCAGGCCGACCGGCCGGCGCTGAACCGCCGGCTGCGTCGGCTCGCCATGGTCCGGCAGGAGGAGGGCAGCGAACCGCTGGCAGCCCTCACCCAGGCGATCGAGGACGAGGACTGGATCTTCGCCGGTGAGCTCGCCCTGCGGTCGTCGGCACCGGCGATCCTGCTCGTCGACCGCGGTCAGCTGGCCCGACTGTTGGAGCGGGTCCCGCCGGAGCAGGCCTTCGGCAACCCCGAGCTGGAGATCGGCCGCGCCATCGTGGCCTTCACCCGACGGGACGCCCTCGCCGTCCGCACCTTGCTAGCCCGGGCGGAGCCGGAGCTGGCCACCCTGCCGGAGCCCCGCCGGTCGATCGCCACCCTGGCGGCCCGGGTCCTGCTGGCGTCCCAGGCGTACCGCGAGGGCGACGCCGCGCTGATGGTGCGGAGCGCCGAGGACGCCGACCGGCTGCTGTCCGGCCTCAGCGCGGCCGACACGCCGATTTGGGCGCACAACCGCGGGATCCCGCGCAGCCTGCTGGCGGTCGGCGAGGTCTGGGTCGGGCACCCCACCCGAAGCCTCGAACTGCTCCCCGCCAGCATCGTCGGCTACCCGAACGCCGAGATGGCCGGCTACGTGAAGACCTACTACACGGCCCAGTTGGCCGTCGCCGAGGCCGGTGCCGGGCTCTTCACCCGAGCGCGGGCCTCGGCGGAAATGTGCATCGCCGCCGCAGAAGGGGCCGGCGACCGGATCGGCCACGAGACCCAGGGGGCCTGGCTGGCCCTGGCGATGGCCGCGATCGCGCGGGCGGACCCGGCCGCCGCCCGGGATGCCATCGGGCGGGGGCGGGCCGCCGCCGGACCGCAGCTGCATCCGCTCATCGGCGCGTCGTTCCACCTGGTCGACGCCTGGGTTTCCCTGCAGCAGGGTGACCTGCCGGGGGCCCGGCGGCAGCTGCGCGGCGCCGACGCCGCGGTGGTCCGCCAGCCGGGGATGACCGCCGTCGCCCATGCCGCGGTCGCCACCCGGGTCGTCCTCGACCTCACTGTCGGGTCCCCGGTCACCGCGGAGGCCGCTGCTCGTACGCTCACCGAGGAACCGCCGACCGACCTGCTCCGGATGGCCCGGGCGGAGGCGGCGCTGGCCGGCGGCCGACCCGATCAGGTGCACGATCTGGTCGCCCCGCTGCTGGACCGCTCCGACGCGTACGGCGCAGCGGCCTGGCTGGCCGAGGCACTGGCCCTGGATGCACAGCGGCAGGACTTCCGGGCCGCCGACGCCCTCACCCGGGCCCTCGACCTCGCCGCACCGGAGGGCCTGCTGCTCCCCTTCCTCCGCCCGGACCGGCGCCTGCGGGCCGCCCTGTCCCGTCACCTGGCGGTGGTCGGCAGCCACCGGGAGCTGGTCGAACGGGTGTTGGCCGCCGCGGACGCAGCCGGGGAACAGCCGCGGACGTACGAACGGCTGACCGAGCGGGAGCTGTCCGTGCTGGCCCACCTGCCGACGATGCAGTCGAACGCCGAGATCGCCGCAGCGCTGAGCATCTCGGAGAACACGGTGAAACAGCACCTCAAGGTCGTTTACCGCAAGCTCGGCGTACGGAACCGGCGCGACGCCGTCCGGGTCGCCGGCACGCTCGGCCTGCTGCCCGGGTGA
- the dhaK gene encoding dihydroxyacetone kinase subunit DhaK: protein MKKFINAPEDVVAEALRGFAAAYAGRVRVDHELATVYRADRPLLGTVGLVSGGGSGHEPLHAGYVGHGMLSAACCGQIFTSPVPDQVLAATRQVDAGAGVLHLVKNYTGDVMNFEMAAELAADEGGVEIATVVLDDDVAVQDSTWTAGRRGTGATVFAEKLAGAAAEEGRPLAEVAAIARRVNENARSMGMALTPCTPPSAGRPNFTLAEDEMELGVGIHGEPGRATVPLTPAAEIADQLLTPILADLPFSRGDEVLALVNGMGATPLIELYLMYGEVQRILEGHGVRVVRPLVGNQITSLDMAGCSVTLLRADDELVRLWDAPVDTPALRWGR, encoded by the coding sequence ATGAAGAAGTTCATCAACGCGCCGGAGGACGTCGTCGCCGAAGCACTGCGGGGATTTGCGGCAGCGTACGCCGGCCGGGTCCGCGTCGACCACGAGCTGGCCACTGTCTACCGCGCCGACAGGCCGTTGCTGGGCACCGTCGGGCTGGTCTCCGGCGGCGGGTCGGGGCACGAACCGCTGCACGCCGGCTACGTCGGTCACGGCATGCTGTCGGCCGCCTGCTGCGGGCAGATCTTCACCTCCCCCGTCCCCGACCAGGTGCTCGCCGCGACCCGGCAGGTCGACGCCGGGGCGGGGGTGCTGCACCTGGTGAAGAACTACACCGGCGACGTGATGAACTTCGAGATGGCCGCGGAACTGGCCGCCGACGAGGGCGGGGTCGAGATCGCCACGGTCGTCCTCGACGACGACGTGGCGGTGCAGGACTCCACCTGGACCGCCGGGCGGCGCGGCACCGGTGCCACCGTGTTCGCCGAGAAGCTCGCCGGCGCGGCCGCCGAGGAGGGCCGGCCACTCGCCGAGGTCGCCGCGATCGCCCGCCGGGTGAACGAGAACGCCCGCAGCATGGGGATGGCGCTGACCCCGTGCACCCCACCGAGCGCCGGCCGGCCGAACTTCACCCTGGCCGAGGACGAGATGGAGCTGGGCGTCGGCATCCACGGCGAGCCCGGCCGGGCCACCGTCCCGCTCACCCCCGCCGCCGAGATCGCCGACCAGCTGCTCACCCCGATCCTCGCCGACCTGCCGTTCTCCCGCGGCGACGAGGTGCTGGCGCTGGTCAACGGCATGGGCGCCACCCCGCTGATCGAGCTCTACCTGATGTACGGCGAGGTGCAGCGGATCCTCGAGGGGCACGGCGTACGGGTCGTCCGGCCGCTGGTCGGCAACCAGATCACCTCCCTCGACATGGCCGGCTGCTCGGTCACCCTGCTGCGCGCCGACGACGAGCTGGTCCGGCTCTGGGACGCCCCGGTGGACACCCCGGCGCTGCGCTGGGGGCGGTGA
- a CDS encoding META domain-containing protein, with protein MKLRLLAATLLAVLPLLGCAPAGDTSALIGPTWRLESLRGTSVAAAPAVTAVFAADGTVSGSGGCNRYHGGAVASGDTLKVSLLASTLMACEPPAVMTQEAGYLQTLEAAAHWGVVDDTLTISDASGAELLRYVRTAA; from the coding sequence ATGAAGCTCCGTCTCCTGGCGGCGACCCTGCTCGCCGTCCTGCCGCTGCTCGGCTGTGCGCCGGCCGGCGACACCTCCGCCCTGATCGGTCCCACCTGGCGGCTGGAGAGCCTCCGCGGGACGTCCGTCGCGGCCGCTCCGGCGGTCACCGCCGTCTTTGCCGCGGACGGCACCGTCTCCGGGTCGGGTGGCTGCAACCGCTACCACGGCGGGGCGGTGGCGAGCGGGGACACCCTCAAGGTGAGCCTGCTCGCCTCCACGCTGATGGCCTGTGAGCCGCCGGCGGTGATGACCCAGGAAGCCGGCTACCTGCAGACCCTGGAGGCGGCGGCACACTGGGGCGTTGTCGATGACACGTTGACGATCAGCGACGCCTCGGGCGCCGAACTGCTCCGCTACGTCCGCACCGCCGCCTGA
- a CDS encoding HdeD family acid-resistance protein has translation MTAAAVTVKRTGWDVILGIALAIAGLVLLGDAALATAVSVWLIGWFTLVSGVILLVGALFRLRSGGSWSPVLGGAVLTVIGLFIMRNPAAGAVAFTLIVGALLLSSGLTRVILGWVLPAGRWLLMISGLVSVLLGLYVLFNLGAASTQLIGILLGVQVLLEGLSLVVVGRLHPADSED, from the coding sequence ATGACCGCAGCCGCCGTCACGGTGAAGAGGACCGGCTGGGACGTGATCCTGGGGATCGCCCTGGCCATCGCCGGTCTGGTCCTGCTCGGCGATGCCGCGCTCGCCACCGCGGTGTCGGTGTGGTTGATCGGCTGGTTCACCCTGGTGTCCGGGGTGATCTTGCTGGTCGGCGCCCTGTTCCGGCTCCGCTCGGGCGGTTCGTGGTCGCCGGTGCTCGGCGGTGCGGTGCTGACCGTCATCGGCCTGTTCATCATGCGCAACCCGGCCGCCGGAGCAGTCGCGTTCACCCTCATCGTCGGTGCGCTGCTGCTGAGCAGTGGGCTGACCCGGGTGATCCTCGGCTGGGTGCTGCCCGCCGGCCGTTGGCTGCTGATGATCAGCGGGCTGGTCTCGGTGCTCCTCGGCCTCTACGTCCTGTTCAACCTGGGCGCCGCCTCGACCCAGTTGATCGGCATCCTGCTCGGCGTCCAGGTCCTGCTCGAGGGGCTGTCGCTGGTCGTCGTGGGGCGGCTGCACCCGGCGGACTCCGAGGACTGA